The following nucleotide sequence is from Rubrobacter radiotolerans DSM 5868.
GCAAGGACCTCCGGCTCCCCGCCGAAGCGTTCCCGGTAGGCTCCGAGCGCCCGCGACTCGGTGGGGTGCAGGGGCATCAAGCTAGTAGCCGTCCGGCCGGGAGAGCATCCAGTTCCAGGCGTCGGAGATCATGTCTTCGAGAAGCGGTTTCTCAGGCTTCCAGCCGAGCTCGTCGCGGATCCTCTCGCTGGAGGCGACGAGTTCGGGCGGGTCTCCGGCCCGGCGGGGGGCTTCGACGGCCTCTATCTTGCGGCCCGTTACCGCCCTTGCGGCCTCGATCACCTCCCGCACCGAGAAGCCGCTCCCGTTGCCGAGGTTGTAGACCCGGTGCTCCCCGGCTTCGGCGGCGTCGAGGGCGAGCGCGTGCGCCCGGCCGAGGTCCTCGATGTGGATGTAGTCCCGGACGGCCGTCCCGTCCGGCGTCGAGTAGTCCGTGCCGAAGATGCTTATGGCGTCCCGCTTGCCGAGAGCGGCCGCGAGGACGAGGGGGATCAGGTGCGTCTCCGGGTCGTGGTCCTCTCCGAGCTCGCCGCTCGCCCCGGCGACGTTGAAGTACCGGAGGCTCGTAGCCGCGAGCCCGTGCGCCCTTGCGACGTCCCCGATCATCCGGTCGCACGCGAGCTTCGATGCGCCGTACGGGTTCGTCGGCTCCGTCGGGGCGCTCTCGGGGATCGGCACAACCTCCGGCTCGCCGTAGACCGCCGCCGTCGAGGAGAACACGAGCCGCTTCGCGGAGCGGTCCGTCCCGCTCTCGACCATCGCATCGAGCAGGTTCAGCGTCCCGAGCACGTTGTTTCTGTAGTAAAGCTCCGGCCGCTCGACCGACTCCCCGACAAGCGAGAGCGCGGCGAAGTGCAGCACCCCCTCGTAGCCCTCCCGGAGAAGCCTTCGAACCGCCTCTCCGTCAAGGAGCGTCCCCCGGACAAAGCGCGCTCCCTCGGGCACGGCCCGGCGGTGGCCTTTCGAGAGGTCGTCGAAGACCGTTACCTCGTGCCCGGCGAGGACGAGCTGCTTTGCGACCACGCTCCCGACATATCCCGCCCCGCCCGTTACCAGCAGCTTCACGTCCCCTCCTCCGTCCCGGGTTCGGACGGAACCGCCGCCCGGAGCCTCGCCGCCGTCTCCTCAGGGAGGGCGTCCACGATAAACGCACCGGCCCCCACCTCGCTTCCGGCGAGGTACTTCAGCTTGTCCCCGGTCCTGTTGGGCGGGTAGAACTCGATGTGAAAGCGCGCAACGCCCCGGTAGTCGCCCCCGTCCGTCGGGGCCTGGTGCATCGCCATCACGTACGGCAGCGAGAAGCCGAAGAGGGCGTCGTAGCCGAGAAGGAGGCGCTTGAGGACGCGGGCGAGGTCGCGACTCTCCCCGGCAGAGAGGTCCGCGACCGAGAGCGCGCTCTCCCTCCGGGCGTAGACGTGGACCTCGTAGGGGTAGCGGGCAAAGAACGGCACGAAGGCCGTGAAGTGCTCGCCCTCGACCACGAGTCGGCGGCCGTCGCTCTTTTCGGCGGCGAGGAGGTCCGTGTGCAGGGCCGAGCCGTTCCGCTTCAGGTACTCCCGGGCGAGTTCTATCTCCCGGCCCGGGAGCGGCGGGACGAAGGGGTAGGCGTAGATCTGCCCGTGCGGGTGGTGGAGCGTTACCCCGACGGCCTCGCCCTTGTTCTCGAAGATAAAGACATATTCGACATCCTCACGCGCGCCGAGCTCCCCGTACCGGTCGGCCCAGACCCGGACAAGGTTCTCTATGTGCCTCTCGCTCATCGAGGCGAGCGTCGCGTCGTGCCTCTCGGAGTAGAGAACGACCTCGCACACCCCGCGCCCCGGCGCACTCCGGAAGAAGCCCTCCGGGGAGCCGTCCGGACCTTCGGCGTCCGAGGAGAAGGACGGGAAGCGG
It contains:
- the galE gene encoding UDP-glucose 4-epimerase GalE — its product is MKLLVTGGAGYVGSVVAKQLVLAGHEVTVFDDLSKGHRRAVPEGARFVRGTLLDGEAVRRLLREGYEGVLHFAALSLVGESVERPELYYRNNVLGTLNLLDAMVESGTDRSAKRLVFSSTAAVYGEPEVVPIPESAPTEPTNPYGASKLACDRMIGDVARAHGLAATSLRYFNVAGASGELGEDHDPETHLIPLVLAAALGKRDAISIFGTDYSTPDGTAVRDYIHIEDLGRAHALALDAAEAGEHRVYNLGNGSGFSVREVIEAARAVTGRKIEAVEAPRRAGDPPELVASSERIRDELGWKPEKPLLEDMISDAWNWMLSRPDGY
- the galT gene encoding galactose-1-phosphate uridylyltransferase; protein product: MNQLRLDPTRGEWVAYATHRQERTFLPPAEYCPLCPTKPGGFPTEVPRSSYEIAVFENRFPSFSSDAEGPDGSPEGFFRSAPGRGVCEVVLYSERHDATLASMSERHIENLVRVWADRYGELGAREDVEYVFIFENKGEAVGVTLHHPHGQIYAYPFVPPLPGREIELAREYLKRNGSALHTDLLAAEKSDGRRLVVEGEHFTAFVPFFARYPYEVHVYARRESALSVADLSAGESRDLARVLKRLLLGYDALFGFSLPYVMAMHQAPTDGGDYRGVARFHIEFYPPNRTGDKLKYLAGSEVGAGAFIVDALPEETAARLRAAVPSEPGTEEGT